Proteins found in one Candidatus Nitrosocosmicus arcticus genomic segment:
- a CDS encoding site-specific integrase has translation MTVNLDNPTASVASINPVLANYKTHPAYSLFISALRSKHTKIKYDGCLQKYLRLSIHKSLDSLDQVLQKNSKVIESEITQQLIEMKNAGSSYSTVSVHLAALYHFFSINDVIINRKKLSKFLGEQENKYEYRSYTLEEISSLLSLSDERGKAIVLLMVSTGMRVGALPSIKLRHLTRHNLEDGKYVYRIQVYATSRKDSYFTFCTPECAKAIDDYLSYRKRVDRSLVQDMNTGNWGPHETYLFTKLFDLDESTLSSNSELYKEPMSALGLRAYIVKKLKKLNLRKEWLLTENSSVYRASHKNELHPCHSFRIFAITNMQRSKIDKTVREMLVGHSTGLDSAYYKPSEGEILQEYLKAVDSLTISNESRLTSKLSRYNTMFERLAHQLEDLDTKFERAQKNREKFLELLEPDQQKTFRMLWGTDE, from the coding sequence TTGACAGTAAACCTTGATAACCCAACAGCTTCGGTAGCCTCGATCAATCCTGTTTTAGCCAATTATAAAACTCATCCCGCGTATTCACTCTTCATTTCCGCCCTCAGATCTAAACATACCAAGATAAAGTATGATGGCTGCCTACAGAAGTACCTACGGCTTTCCATTCATAAGTCATTAGATTCCCTTGATCAAGTCCTCCAGAAGAATTCCAAGGTCATTGAATCGGAGATAACCCAACAGCTAATTGAAATGAAAAACGCTGGATCATCCTATTCCACAGTTTCTGTCCATTTGGCCGCCTTGTATCACTTTTTTTCCATCAATGATGTTATCATCAATAGAAAGAAACTCTCAAAGTTCCTTGGAGAACAGGAAAACAAGTATGAATATCGATCTTATACTCTTGAAGAAATATCGTCTTTGCTTTCTTTGAGTGATGAAAGGGGAAAAGCTATTGTGTTGTTGATGGTCTCAACTGGCATGCGAGTAGGGGCCCTTCCTTCTATAAAACTGAGACACCTCACAAGACATAATTTGGAGGATGGAAAGTATGTGTATAGAATTCAAGTCTATGCTACATCAAGAAAAGATAGTTACTTTACATTTTGTACCCCTGAATGTGCTAAAGCCATTGACGACTATCTCTCCTATAGAAAAAGGGTCGATAGATCCTTAGTCCAGGATATGAATACAGGGAACTGGGGGCCTCATGAAACCTATCTCTTCACGAAATTATTCGATTTAGACGAATCAACTTTGTCTTCAAATAGTGAGTTATACAAAGAGCCTATGTCAGCATTGGGTCTCCGTGCGTACATAGTAAAAAAGCTCAAGAAGTTGAATCTAAGGAAGGAATGGCTTCTCACTGAAAATTCTTCTGTATATAGAGCATCTCATAAGAATGAGTTACATCCATGTCATTCCTTTAGAATCTTTGCTATCACAAACATGCAAAGATCAAAAATCGATAAAACAGTTAGGGAAATGTTGGTTGGTCATAGCACTGGTTTAGACTCGGCATATTACAAACCCTCAGAAGGGGAAATTCTGCAAGAGTATTTGAAGGCCGTCGATAGTCTAACCATTAGTAACGAATCTCGCTTGACTAGCAAACTTTCACGGTATAACACTATGTTTGAGAGACTAGCCCATCAACTTGAGGATCTTGATACAAAATTTGAACGAGCACAAAAAAACAGAGAAAAATTCTTAGAGTTACTTGAACCTGACCAGCAGAAAACTTTCAGAATGCTGTGGGGGACTGATGAGTAG
- a CDS encoding HEPN domain-containing protein: MDKCFYNDLFEIQFKKSKLYDFVLKYNVDYGLINELRLFCEKKLMDPSEAKEKFENEFKKFDFYFKIGTFTNFTAVRSLQVRTSELTPLNSLPPEVKKALEVRIAQMKSKELGPTVLKVQPEPESWSLHIQTISTDLGLATHYAHTELTKSLGILSFVNGGNLFPYSGEYHPCYTSFHNSEIQSTYMNFEMEDEYFLTDTVVNNLNSISNIFRKIKKSDIDKRIIKAFDIYSHVQKNTEPIMKIVFYMTMLENLILNKDDKDYLNWKLADRVAFLIGNKPSSINEIVYPNIKSVYQGMASNNKYVINDLVKQLYKLRSQFVHSSESVDLDKYDKFLLIGFYIVEAVLYEFLKLENKKITKLYDSSEEGSEGLLNLIEIIKYHKNEILL, encoded by the coding sequence ATGGATAAATGCTTTTATAATGATCTCTTTGAAATACAATTCAAGAAATCTAAACTTTATGATTTTGTTCTAAAATATAACGTTGACTATGGATTAATTAACGAGTTACGATTATTCTGTGAAAAAAAGCTTATGGATCCGAGTGAAGCGAAAGAAAAGTTTGAAAATGAGTTCAAAAAATTTGACTTTTATTTCAAAATAGGTACATTCACTAACTTCACTGCTGTCAGGAGTCTACAGGTTAGAACTAGTGAATTAACTCCTCTAAATAGTCTACCACCTGAAGTCAAAAAGGCCTTGGAAGTGAGAATTGCACAGATGAAGTCTAAAGAGTTAGGGCCCACTGTTCTAAAAGTCCAGCCTGAACCAGAATCTTGGTCACTTCATATTCAGACAATTTCAACTGATCTAGGATTGGCGACCCACTATGCGCACACAGAACTTACAAAATCGCTAGGGATTCTCAGTTTTGTAAATGGGGGAAATTTGTTTCCGTATTCAGGAGAGTATCACCCTTGCTATACGTCCTTTCATAATTCTGAAATTCAGTCAACATATATGAATTTTGAAATGGAGGATGAATATTTTTTAACGGATACTGTCGTGAATAATTTAAATTCAATATCGAACATTTTTAGAAAAATTAAGAAAAGTGATATTGATAAGAGGATCATAAAAGCATTTGATATATACAGTCATGTGCAAAAAAACACCGAACCCATTATGAAAATAGTATTTTATATGACCATGTTAGAGAATTTAATTCTAAATAAAGATGATAAAGATTATCTAAACTGGAAACTCGCCGATAGAGTAGCATTCTTGATTGGGAATAAACCCTCATCCATAAACGAAATTGTCTATCCAAATATAAAAAGTGTTTATCAAGGAATGGCTTCAAATAACAAATATGTAATCAACGATCTCGTCAAGCAATTATATAAGTTGCGATCTCAATTTGTTCATTCTAGTGAATCCGTAGATTTGGATAAGTATGATAAATTCTTGTTGATTGGCTTCTACATCGTTGAAGCTGTATTATATGAGTTTCTCAAACTTGAGAATAAAAAAATTACTAAATTATACGATAGCAGCGAAGAGGGATCGGAGGGTCTCTTAAATCTGATAGAAATCATAAAATACCATAAGAACGAAATTTTACTCTAA
- a CDS encoding NUDIX domain-containing protein, with the protein MTIELSVGAIIRYQSVEFNRDHSEFLLLRNKRGFWGFPQGHKERGENEIQTLQREVQEETGIVDLDIHQYIGKIQYKYFRADGIRSEKEVKFYFATTPIREVTISNEHEGFKWTNYQDALSLLDHRQLKSIILKGRRRGLY; encoded by the coding sequence GTGACGATAGAGCTATCAGTGGGTGCAATAATAAGATATCAATCTGTTGAATTTAATAGAGATCATTCAGAATTTCTACTCTTGAGAAATAAACGGGGATTTTGGGGGTTTCCCCAAGGTCATAAAGAAAGAGGGGAGAATGAAATTCAGACATTGCAGAGAGAAGTACAGGAAGAAACTGGAATCGTTGACTTGGATATACACCAATACATAGGTAAGATTCAGTACAAATATTTTAGAGCTGACGGAATCCGATCAGAGAAGGAAGTAAAATTTTATTTTGCAACTACTCCAATTAGAGAAGTCACCATATCAAATGAACACGAAGGATTCAAATGGACAAATTATCAAGATGCGCTTTCGCTTCTGGACCACCGTCAACTGAAATCCATAATACTAAAAGGCAGAAGAAGAGGCCTTTATTAA